From one Budorcas taxicolor isolate Tak-1 chromosome 21, Takin1.1, whole genome shotgun sequence genomic stretch:
- the LOC128066774 gene encoding transcription initiation factor TFIID subunit 11-like, with protein MDNACELPTEKGGETGESEETTAAPGGPRVMDTDGIPEETDGDGDGELKEAAAEEGELKSQDIADLTAVEREDSLHTPAAKKLKIDTKEKKEKKQKVDEDEIQKMQILVSSFSEEQLNRYEMYRRSAFPKAAIKRLIQSITGTSVSQNVVIAMSGISKVFVGEVVEEALDVCEKWGEMPPLQPKHMREAVRRFKSKGQIPNSKHKKIVFF; from the coding sequence ATGGATAATGCCTGCGAACTGCCCACGGAAAAAGGTGGAGAGACCGGGGAATCAGAGGAGACGACGGCGGCTCCTGGAGGCCCCAGGGTTATGGATACGGATGGAATCCCGGAGGAAACCGACGGTGACGGAGACGGGGAATTGAAAGAGGCCGCCGCTGAAGAAGGTGAGCTCAAGAGTCAGGATATTGCAGATTTAACAGCAGTTGAAAGGGAAGACTCATTACATACTCCTGCagccaaaaaactgaaaatagataccaaagagaagaaagagaagaagcagaAAGTGGATGAAGATGAGATTCAGAAGATGCAAATcctggtttcttctttttctgaggAGCAGCTGAACCGTTATGAAATGTATCGCCGGTCAGCTTTCCCTAAGGCAGCCATTAAGAGGCTGATCCAGTCCATCACAGGCACCTCTGTGTCTCAGAATGTTGTTATTGCTATGTCTGGTATTTCCAAAGTTTTCGTCGGGGAGGTGGTAGAAGAAGCACTGGATGTGTGTGAGAAGTGGGGAGAAATGCCACCGCTGCAACCCAAACACATGAGGGAGGCTGTTCGGAGGTTTAAGTCGAAGGGGCAAATTCCCAACTCAAAGCACAAAAAAATCGTCTTCTTCTAG